The Amaranthus tricolor cultivar Red isolate AtriRed21 chromosome 14, ASM2621246v1, whole genome shotgun sequence DNA window ataattttatttattatccaTCTCCtatgaataattaataattttatgattaaagATGAGTAGATAAAATCAACGAAGAAGAATAAGGATGAATGTTGTCAACAAATAGTTTACGAtggttgaattatttaaaaataatcaatagtaaaaattattcatggacaataaacataattattcgggataatttttccattttattaTCATCAATTTTGAATTGATTACCACCTACCTCTGTTCACATTACCCGCAATCTCCATTTTCAATACAAACTAGAAACCACCCTCTCAATTCTCAAATTTATGGCGCTTTCTTCTATTTCTTTCCATCTAAGTATACTCCTTTCAAACTTCGCTTTCTAAACTTAATTAACTTGATTGATTCCTTTCCATATGTTACATGATTTCATCcatgattttatatatatacccTTTCTTTTATTGACTTTCCCCTCTATGTTTTTCATCTACTCTCCTTAAACACAGAATTTTAGCTATTTCTTCATCAATTACTCTTATTTGTTTTCTGCGTATTTTAATCAATCACCTGTTTTCAACCTTTAAGATTTAAGATTACTACTACACTCCATGGCAAGTGATTCTTCTTCTCAACCCAATTCAATTCACGATTTTGTTGTCAAGGTTCGTTTTAATTCTCTAATTTTTACTTTCTTTGATTATTTATCACTTGATTTATTGCTGTTTGGTTGTTACTCGTATTTCACTTATCAAGTTATCAAGTGATTAGTAATGGGCTTATTTTTTCTACTGATAACAAATGAGAAATTGGCCGAGAGGTTCCGATACAGGGCCCCCAAATTTAGGGGTTTGAGTTTATCTACTCTTTTTaaccttaaatttttttaaaaaaaattaaaatgacaaatggggTTTTGATATGAATTGGTCCAACATAGATGCTTTCAAATGACAAGGAATGTATATATTGTTCAAAATACTTCACGGGTAAGGAAGATGTTAAAAGGAACCAACTAACCAAAAAATGGTTGAGAccttaagatatgttatatactctaacacgtcaAAACGAGAGCCCGACAAAAGTGTGGATTCTGTTGGATGTAACACAAAACCTCTTCATACCCGGTACGAAATATTCCATTTGAATTTGGTGGGTAATTTTTTACCACTATGTGGTTTTGGAAAAGGATACACCTGTATATGAAAGTCAACGCCAgtgggtttgtgggcctgaGTTCATGGGTGTCCGTGGGTGTGTCTACACGAGTTGATCTCAAGTTAGCTGGTTTCATCAGTTTTCAGTATAGTCCATTTAGAGGTTTTGATTATGACCCAAAAGTAATGCttattgggttttttttttgtcctgcTGCTGCATAGCCTTTTGTTAAAATTGACTTGTTGTATTTCAGGGTGTAGTTTCTTTTAGCTCTTTGTATTGGGGTGcaataattcatatatattttatggTTCCTATAACATATTGATTGATTAACTTGCAGGATGCTCGTGGAAATGATGTTGATCTTAGTATTTACAAAGGAAAGGTGCTGTTGATTGTCAATGTTGCTTCACAATGGTATGATATGGCTTTAGCCCTCATTTTAGGATGTTATGGTTGTAATTTCCTACTAAATTTGGATCTTCTAACTAAGTTTTTCAATTGCTTTGTAATTGAAAACTGATTCATCACCCGTGTGATAGTTGACTACCCACAAACCCGATGAGGTTCCAtcttaaaaccaattggtaatagAAAGAATAACCCATCAAGCTTATTTGTTAGTCTATATCACTTTTAGTTCTTCAACATGAAATCACATGTAGTTTATTTTTTCAACACCATGGACCTCATAATCGCCTGACGTTACTCGCTCTTTCGCTCACCTTTGTATTCTCGgtatcaaaaatatatactcaATAGTTTCCTAACCAGCCAAAATTAAGGATGTGAATGTATTTGACAGAAATTTCCTGCTTAGGTGAAGTATTGTGTGATAAGATTTGAGGGTGGATTTGGTGCACACCAAATGTCTGTTAGCACTTAGCACCGCCTTTCATCCTACGATCCTAAATAACTTTCCTCTTTCTGTTATGTCAAAGCTTTGCTGCACATCTTACAAGTATACTGTATACGGGAGACAATGTTGTAGCAATGGTTTTCAGTTTGTGTGACTACATTGTTCAGAGTTAGTTAAAACTATTGGTGTTTAAAACAGACCTGATGATCCGAAATTCACCTGACCTTGTAACTGAATCCGATATAACCCGActatataaattatttacaattatataaaaaacgATATAGGCGCAAAATCAGATTTCAAATCGACCCAAAACACCTAACTCGAAATCAATCCGATAACCCAAATGAACACGTCTAATTAAAACTTGATACTTAGCTTGTGGTTCTGATGTGTAACGGTGTACACGTTAGCATTTTTACTTTGAGCTTTCGATTGATGTAAATAACCTTTTTAACCTGCGTAATTCAATGTACTCGTTTTTCTCTTTTGAATTGCAGTGGTTTGACCAATTCAAACTACACAGAGATGGCTAAATTGTACGAAAAGTATAAAGACAAAGGTAGCTTCTTGTGGTTATTTCTTTTCATGTTATCAAACTGATACCTGTTATATGAAGACTTGTATTTACTATCATGCTTAATTTCAGGCCTAGAGATTTTGGCATTCCCATGCAACCAATTCGGCAACCAAGAGCCAGGCACTAATGAGGAGATCATGCAGTTTGCTTGCACTCGTTTTAAGGCTGAGTACCCCATTTTTGACAAGGTAGTCATTTACGTGCATAAGAAATCCATATTAGTTATAATTTGATTCAAtacttgttagagtatataacatatcttgatgcctcaaccatcagcttaatgtt harbors:
- the LOC130799674 gene encoding probable phospholipid hydroperoxide glutathione peroxidase, whose protein sequence is MASDSSSQPNSIHDFVVKDARGNDVDLSIYKGKVLLIVNVASQCGLTNSNYTEMAKLYEKYKDKGLEILAFPCNQFGNQEPGTNEEIMQFACTRFKAEYPIFDKVDVNGSNAAPIYKFLKAKKGGIFGDGIKWNFTKFLVDQNGVVVDRYAPTTSPSSIEKDIKKLLGIS